A single region of the Novosphingobium sp. SL115 genome encodes:
- the ctrA gene encoding response regulator transcription factor CtrA yields the protein MRVLLIEDEPTTAKAIELMLSAEGFNVYSTDLGEEGLDLGKLYDYDIILLDLNLPDMHGYDVLKKLRVAKVQTPVLILSGISEMDSKVRSFGFGADDYVTKPFHREELIARIHAVVRRSKGHSQSVIRTGKLSVNLDAKTVEVDSARVHLTGKEYAMLELLSLRKGTTLTKEMFLNHLYGGMDEPELKIIDVFICKLRKKLAHACGGENYIETVWGRGYVLRDPDDISATEAA from the coding sequence ATGCGCGTACTGCTGATCGAAGACGAACCGACGACCGCCAAGGCGATTGAGCTTATGCTCTCGGCCGAAGGCTTCAATGTCTATTCCACCGATCTTGGCGAAGAAGGCCTCGATCTGGGCAAGCTCTATGATTACGACATCATTCTGCTCGACCTGAACCTGCCAGACATGCACGGCTACGATGTGCTGAAAAAGCTGCGTGTCGCCAAAGTGCAAACCCCGGTTCTGATCCTGTCGGGCATTTCCGAAATGGATTCAAAAGTGCGTTCGTTCGGTTTCGGCGCGGACGATTACGTGACCAAGCCTTTCCACCGCGAAGAGCTGATTGCTCGCATTCATGCGGTGGTTCGCCGGTCAAAGGGGCACTCGCAATCGGTCATCCGCACCGGCAAGCTTTCGGTCAATCTCGATGCCAAGACGGTTGAGGTTGATAGCGCCCGCGTCCACCTGACAGGCAAGGAATACGCCATGCTGGAGCTGCTTTCGCTCCGCAAGGGCACGACCCTGACCAAGGAAATGTTCCTCAATCACCTTTATGGCGGCATGGACGAACCTGAACTCAAGATCATCGACGTGTTCATCTGCAAGCTGCGCAAGAAGCTGGCGCATGCCTGCGGTGGTGAAAACTACATCGAAACCGTTTGGGGCCGCGGATATGTCCTGCGTGATCCGGATGATATTAGCGCTACCGAAGCGGCCTGA
- the trmB gene encoding tRNA (guanine(46)-N(7))-methyltransferase TrmB, with protein sequence MTAHKSGDPTTLNRLYGRAKGKPLRQGQQGLVDTLLPRIAMPAEGPITAEALFGEPRPLHFEIGFGGGEHMAFRADMLPDHGFIGAEPFLNGVAQALTHVAGDNGQHAPLGNVRIHHGDALEVLERIPDGSLSFLYLLHPDPWPKARHAKRRMMNHGPVDMFAAKLRPGGEFRFGTDHAVYLRHALMVMRQHKHQFEWQAQQAQDFQVRPGGWPETRYEHKARTVYGHEVWYFRYRRRA encoded by the coding sequence ATGACTGCACACAAATCCGGCGATCCGACCACGCTTAACCGGCTCTATGGCCGTGCCAAGGGCAAGCCCTTGCGGCAGGGCCAGCAGGGACTGGTCGATACGCTCCTGCCCAGAATCGCGATGCCTGCCGAAGGGCCGATCACTGCCGAAGCGCTGTTTGGCGAGCCGCGCCCGCTGCATTTCGAAATCGGCTTCGGCGGGGGGGAGCACATGGCCTTCCGTGCCGATATGCTGCCCGATCACGGGTTCATCGGGGCCGAGCCGTTTCTCAACGGCGTGGCGCAGGCGCTGACGCATGTGGCGGGTGACAACGGTCAGCATGCTCCGCTGGGCAATGTGCGCATCCATCATGGCGATGCGCTGGAAGTGCTGGAGCGTATTCCTGATGGTTCACTGTCGTTTCTCTATCTCCTGCACCCCGATCCCTGGCCTAAGGCGCGCCATGCCAAGCGGCGGATGATGAACCATGGCCCGGTCGATATGTTCGCGGCCAAACTGCGCCCCGGTGGCGAGTTCCGCTTTGGCACCGACCACGCGGTCTATCTGCGTCACGCGCTGATGGTCATGCGCCAGCACAAGCACCAGTTTGAATGGCAGGCGCAACAGGCGCAGGACTTTCAGGTGCGGCCCGGTGGCTGGCCTGAAACCCGCTATGAGCACAAGGCACGCACGGTTTACGGCCATGAAGTGTGGTATTTCCGCTATCGCCGCCGGGCCTGA
- a CDS encoding sulfite exporter TauE/SafE family protein, which translates to MDFLASIDFTALLPFIAVGFAAQMVDGALGMAFGVISNTLMVGVLGIPPALASQRVHIVECFTTATSGISHLIHGNIDKKLFFRLLLPGVAGGVVGAYVLSSLDASAVKPWILLYLSGIGLYLLARGLFYPPKIKEAKHVAPLGLVGGFLDAVGGGGWGPVVTSNLLIQGADPRKVVGTVNTVEFFLTLTVSATFIWHLGVADLAGATLGFLIGGLAAAPFGAWAAKHIPAKAMLIMVGVVLTLTSLFGAYKAFF; encoded by the coding sequence ATGGATTTTCTTGCCAGCATCGATTTTACAGCGCTGCTGCCCTTCATCGCCGTCGGCTTTGCCGCGCAGATGGTGGATGGCGCGCTGGGCATGGCATTCGGGGTCATTTCCAACACGCTTATGGTTGGCGTTCTGGGCATTCCGCCCGCGCTGGCATCGCAGCGGGTGCATATTGTCGAATGTTTCACCACGGCCACGTCGGGCATCAGCCACCTGATCCATGGTAATATCGACAAGAAGCTGTTTTTCCGCCTGCTCCTGCCTGGCGTGGCGGGCGGGGTGGTCGGGGCTTATGTCCTGTCCTCGCTCGATGCCTCGGCGGTCAAGCCGTGGATACTGCTCTATCTTTCGGGCATCGGCCTCTATCTGCTTGCACGCGGCCTGTTTTACCCGCCCAAGATCAAGGAAGCCAAGCATGTTGCCCCACTGGGCCTTGTCGGGGGCTTTCTCGATGCGGTCGGCGGCGGCGGCTGGGGTCCGGTGGTCACGTCCAACCTGCTGATTCAGGGTGCTGATCCGCGCAAGGTCGTCGGCACGGTCAACACCGTCGAATTTTTCCTCACGTTGACTGTCTCGGCCACGTTCATCTGGCATCTGGGCGTCGCTGACCTTGCCGGAGCCACGCTGGGCTTCCTGATCGGCGGTCTGGCGGCGGCACCGTTCGGTGCATGGGCGGCAAAGCATATTCCGGCAAAGGCCATGCTCATCATGGTTGGCGTTGTCCTTACGCTCACCAGCCTGTTCGGCGCATACAAGGCTTTCTTCTGA
- the nadB gene encoding L-aspartate oxidase: MSGHDVLIIGSGAAGLTAALVLAEKCRVLVLAKGALDGGSTNWAQGGIAAVLDAGDTFEDHIRDTMIAGAGLNRRETVEFVVEHAPQAIARLAELGVPFNAEAGSLHLTREGGHSHRRIVHVDDATGAAVQKALLKAAREHPNITLLPGQTCIDLITGRHEAARYSGSGRVWGVYALDEATGKVAAHTARATILATGGAGRVYQFSTAPRGATGDGIAMAWRAGARVSNMEMMQFHPTCLYNLDVKNFLITEAVRGEGGRLVNPRTGKRFMEFYDAQRLELAPRDVVARAIDAEIKKFGLDYVHLDISHMPADFVKGHFPNIYEKLLGLGIDMTTQPIPVVPAQHYTCGGVLIDLDGRTDLPGLYAAGECTESGLHGANRLASNSLLECFVFGDVAARDILRRWDSFDAPPTVRGWDESRVTDSDEEVVIKQNWTEIRRFMWNYVGIVRTNKRLERAAHRIQMLSDEVNDYYGHFRVTTDLIELRNLLQSAELIVRSARARHESRGLHYTLDYPQTDAVAKDTVLVP; the protein is encoded by the coding sequence GTGAGCGGGCATGACGTGCTTATCATCGGGTCTGGCGCGGCGGGGCTTACCGCAGCGCTGGTGCTGGCCGAGAAATGCCGCGTGCTGGTGCTGGCCAAGGGCGCGCTGGATGGTGGGTCGACCAACTGGGCGCAAGGCGGGATTGCCGCCGTGCTGGACGCTGGCGACACGTTTGAGGACCATATCCGCGACACGATGATTGCAGGTGCAGGCCTGAACCGGCGCGAGACGGTGGAATTCGTGGTAGAACATGCCCCGCAGGCCATCGCCCGACTGGCCGAGCTTGGCGTGCCGTTCAACGCCGAGGCAGGATCATTGCACCTGACGCGCGAAGGCGGGCATTCGCATCGCCGGATCGTGCATGTCGACGATGCCACCGGCGCAGCGGTGCAGAAAGCGCTGCTGAAGGCCGCGCGTGAACATCCCAACATTACCCTGCTGCCGGGCCAGACCTGCATTGACCTGATTACCGGGCGGCACGAAGCCGCGCGCTATTCCGGATCGGGCCGGGTTTGGGGCGTCTATGCGCTGGACGAGGCAACCGGCAAGGTTGCCGCCCACACTGCACGGGCAACGATCCTGGCCACAGGTGGCGCAGGCCGCGTCTATCAGTTCAGCACCGCGCCGCGCGGGGCCACCGGCGATGGCATTGCCATGGCGTGGCGGGCGGGCGCGCGGGTTTCGAACATGGAGATGATGCAGTTCCACCCGACGTGCCTGTACAATCTGGACGTGAAGAACTTCCTGATTACAGAAGCGGTGCGCGGCGAAGGCGGGCGGCTGGTCAATCCACGCACCGGCAAGCGATTCATGGAATTTTATGACGCACAGCGGCTGGAACTGGCCCCGCGTGACGTGGTGGCCCGCGCCATTGACGCCGAGATCAAGAAGTTCGGGCTGGATTACGTCCATCTGGACATCAGTCACATGCCCGCCGATTTCGTGAAGGGCCATTTCCCCAACATCTATGAAAAGCTGTTGGGCCTTGGCATCGACATGACCACGCAGCCGATCCCGGTAGTTCCGGCCCAGCATTATACCTGCGGCGGGGTGCTGATCGATCTGGACGGGCGGACCGACCTTCCGGGGCTTTATGCCGCGGGCGAATGCACCGAAAGCGGGCTGCACGGGGCGAACCGGCTGGCGTCCAATTCGCTGCTGGAATGCTTTGTGTTCGGCGACGTGGCCGCACGCGACATTCTGCGCCGCTGGGACAGCTTCGATGCCCCGCCGACCGTGCGCGGGTGGGACGAAAGCCGGGTGACCGATTCTGACGAAGAAGTGGTCATCAAACAGAACTGGACCGAAATCCGCCGGTTCATGTGGAATTATGTGGGAATCGTGCGCACCAACAAGCGGCTGGAACGCGCCGCGCACCGCATCCAGATGCTGTCGGACGAGGTGAACGATTATTACGGCCACTTCCGCGTGACCACCGACCTGATCGAACTGCGCAACCTGTTGCAGAGCGCCGAACTGATCGTGCGATCAGCCCGCGCCCGGCACGAAAGCCGGGGGCTGCACTATACGCTGGATTATCCGCAGACCGATGCGGTGGCAAAGGACACGGTGCTGGTGCCCTAG
- a CDS encoding ABC transporter ATP-binding protein, whose amino-acid sequence MNSSDTMHPAIRIRDLVKRYAPTGKAQKAGGGKLALGGVSFDVPQGQIFGLLGPNGAGKSTLINTLAGLVMKTSGTVEIWGHDIDHDVRNAKASIGIVPQEIVFDPFFTPAEVLENQAGLYGVPKALRRTVELLRAVHLADKADAYARSLSGGMKRRLLIAKAMVHAPPILVLDEPTAGVDVELRRQLWELVSELNRDGVTVVLTTHYLEEAEELCDRIAIINHGQLIANKPTRELVDMAREKIVVLTLDRDIDAAPQHNLFSKSTISDERQVEITYDKDRMTAGEVMSLVQGQGYAIVDVSTREADLEDVFVSLTAMPKNAG is encoded by the coding sequence ATGAATTCCAGCGACACCATGCATCCCGCCATCCGTATCCGCGATCTGGTAAAGCGCTATGCGCCCACCGGCAAAGCGCAGAAAGCAGGCGGCGGCAAGCTGGCGCTGGGCGGGGTCAGCTTTGACGTGCCGCAAGGACAGATTTTCGGCCTGCTGGGGCCGAACGGCGCGGGCAAGTCCACGCTGATAAACACGCTGGCCGGTCTTGTGATGAAAACATCGGGCACGGTAGAGATCTGGGGCCACGACATTGACCATGACGTGCGCAACGCCAAGGCATCGATCGGGATCGTGCCGCAGGAGATCGTGTTCGATCCGTTCTTTACCCCTGCCGAAGTGCTGGAAAACCAGGCGGGCCTTTATGGTGTGCCCAAGGCGCTGCGCCGGACAGTAGAATTGCTGCGCGCGGTGCATCTGGCGGACAAGGCCGATGCCTATGCCCGGTCGCTGTCAGGCGGGATGAAGCGGCGACTGCTGATTGCCAAGGCGATGGTACACGCCCCGCCAATTCTGGTGCTGGACGAACCAACCGCCGGGGTTGATGTGGAACTGCGGCGGCAGTTGTGGGAACTGGTGAGCGAGCTGAACCGCGATGGTGTGACCGTGGTGCTGACCACGCACTATCTGGAAGAGGCCGAAGAGCTATGCGACCGCATCGCCATTATCAACCACGGCCAGCTTATCGCCAACAAGCCGACGCGCGAGCTGGTGGACATGGCGCGTGAGAAGATTGTGGTGCTGACTCTCGACCGCGATATTGATGCTGCACCGCAGCATAACTTGTTCTCCAAGAGCACCATATCGGACGAGAGGCAGGTTGAAATAACCTACGACAAGGACCGGATGACCGCTGGAGAAGTGATGTCGCTGGTGCAGGGTCAGGGCTATGCCATCGTCGATGTATCGACCCGCGAAGCTGACCTTGAAGACGTGTTCGTCAGCCTTACCGCCATGCCTAAGAACGCAGGCTGA
- a CDS encoding zinc-finger domain-containing protein — MQQPPETAFTTSHRVKCDGAADIRGGVALGHPRVWLEIDERGYVECGYCDKRFVLKDGPADTAAAA, encoded by the coding sequence ATGCAACAGCCGCCCGAAACCGCCTTCACCACCTCTCACCGCGTCAAGTGCGATGGCGCCGCCGACATTCGCGGCGGCGTGGCGCTCGGCCACCCGCGCGTATGGCTCGAAATCGACGAACGCGGCTATGTCGAATGCGGCTACTGCGACAAGCGCTTCGTGCTGAAGGACGGCCCGGCGGACACCGCTGCGGCGGCCTGA
- the tldD gene encoding metalloprotease TldD, translating into MTDTRSLLYRPGLLTPDDAKAITANALQACDDGELYLQFIASESFGFDDGRLKTADYSRDAGFGLRGVSGEMTGFAHANEISAAAIARAGETLKLLDPAKGQPASPPRNNNRHLYTDASPLDAVPFEAKVKLLETIDAAARSRDPRVAQVSASLAGSWSVVEIVRADGFVAHDVRPLVRLNVSIVAEHNGRRETGSFGIGGRRLYDDLFSPETWNRAIDEALAQALVNLESVAAPAGEMTVLLGPGWPGVLLHEAVGHGLEGDFNRKGTSAFSGRLGQRVAAPGVTVVDDGTLLGAGGQGRRGSLSIDDEGTPTQENVLIEDGILKGYIHDRLNARLMGVAPTGNGRRESYAHAPMPRMTNTFMRAGNDDPAELLSRIKNGIFAKSFGGGQVDITSGKFVFSCTEAYLVENGKLGAPIKGATLIGDGPTCLTKVTGIGNDLALDEGVGICGKGGQSVPAGVGQPTLLVEGLTIGGTG; encoded by the coding sequence ATGACCGATACCCGCTCGCTGCTCTATCGCCCCGGCCTGCTCACTCCCGATGATGCAAAAGCCATCACCGCCAATGCGTTGCAGGCCTGCGACGATGGCGAACTCTATCTTCAGTTCATTGCATCCGAGAGCTTCGGTTTTGACGATGGCCGTTTGAAAACTGCCGATTATTCGCGCGATGCGGGCTTTGGCCTGCGTGGCGTTTCGGGCGAAATGACCGGCTTTGCCCATGCGAACGAGATTTCCGCCGCCGCCATCGCGCGCGCAGGCGAAACGCTGAAACTGCTCGATCCGGCAAAGGGTCAGCCCGCCTCACCGCCGCGCAATAACAACCGTCATCTCTATACCGATGCCTCGCCGCTCGACGCTGTGCCGTTTGAAGCCAAGGTCAAGCTGCTGGAAACCATCGATGCCGCCGCGCGCAGCCGTGATCCCCGCGTAGCGCAGGTTTCGGCTTCGCTGGCCGGATCATGGTCGGTGGTGGAAATTGTCCGCGCGGACGGGTTTGTCGCGCATGATGTGCGCCCGCTGGTGCGGCTGAACGTGTCTATCGTGGCTGAACACAACGGACGGCGCGAAACCGGATCGTTCGGCATTGGCGGGCGACGGCTGTACGATGACCTGTTCAGTCCCGAAACGTGGAACCGCGCGATTGACGAAGCGCTGGCGCAGGCGCTGGTTAATCTGGAATCGGTCGCCGCGCCCGCTGGCGAAATGACCGTGCTGCTTGGCCCCGGCTGGCCCGGCGTGCTGCTGCACGAAGCCGTCGGCCATGGCCTTGAAGGCGATTTTAACCGCAAGGGCACCAGTGCCTTTTCCGGCCGCCTTGGTCAGCGCGTGGCCGCACCCGGCGTTACCGTGGTCGATGATGGCACGCTGCTGGGCGCAGGCGGGCAGGGGCGGCGCGGTTCGCTGTCGATCGATGATGAAGGCACGCCGACGCAGGAAAACGTGCTGATCGAGGACGGCATCCTCAAAGGCTATATCCACGACCGCCTCAACGCCCGGCTGATGGGCGTGGCACCCACCGGCAACGGGCGGCGCGAATCCTATGCCCATGCCCCGATGCCGCGCATGACCAATACTTTCATGCGCGCAGGCAATGATGATCCTGCCGAACTGCTGTCACGTATCAAGAACGGTATCTTCGCCAAATCGTTTGGTGGCGGGCAAGTGGATATCACCAGCGGCAAGTTCGTGTTCTCCTGCACCGAGGCCTATCTGGTCGAAAACGGCAAGCTGGGCGCGCCGATCAAGGGCGCTACGCTGATTGGCGATGGTCCGACCTGCCTGACCAAGGTGACCGGTATCGGCAACGATCTGGCGCTGGACGAAGGCGTCGGCATTTGCGGCAAGGGCGGGCAAAGCGTGCCAGCAGGCGTTGGCCAGCCCACCTTGCTGGTTGAAGGGCTGACCATCGGCGGCACCGGCTGA
- a CDS encoding GNAT family N-acetyltransferase, which yields MTLRLATQQDAAAIADLGRRAFIAKFGHLYSAANLAMFLDDAHSPAKVLKELADPAMKVAVMEDDGRIASFCKIVKSSGLPAHTPALRPMELKQLYTDPDQIGRGHGARLMDWALAEARRWGADEMQLSVYADNPDAQRFYRRYGMDKVADITFTVGDHVDPEFLFAGAL from the coding sequence ATGACGCTTCGCCTCGCTACCCAACAAGACGCTGCCGCCATTGCCGACCTTGGCCGCCGCGCCTTCATCGCCAAATTCGGCCACCTTTACAGCGCTGCAAACCTTGCAATGTTTCTGGATGATGCGCATTCGCCGGCAAAGGTTCTGAAAGAACTGGCCGACCCGGCGATGAAGGTCGCCGTGATGGAGGACGATGGCCGCATCGCCAGCTTTTGCAAGATCGTGAAGTCCAGCGGCCTGCCCGCCCACACGCCCGCGCTGCGCCCGATGGAACTCAAGCAGCTCTACACCGACCCCGACCAGATCGGGCGCGGTCACGGCGCGCGGTTGATGGATTGGGCGCTGGCAGAAGCGCGGCGCTGGGGCGCGGATGAAATGCAGCTGTCGGTCTATGCCGACAACCCGGATGCACAGCGATTCTATCGCCGCTATGGCATGGACAAGGTGGCCGACATCACCTTTACTGTTGGCGACCATGTAGACCCGGAATTTCTGTTCGCAGGCGCACTTTAA
- the ispG gene encoding flavodoxin-dependent (E)-4-hydroxy-3-methylbut-2-enyl-diphosphate synthase, protein MSSIRPWRDIARRKSRQIMVGAVPVGGDAPITVQTMTNTPTSDAVATIDQIRRCEEAGADLIRVSCPDVESTAAFKKIAKAARVPLIADIHFHYKRALEAADAGAACLRINPGNIGSSDRVAEVVRAAKANGCAIRIGVNAGSLEKDLLEKYGEPCPEALVESALDHIKLLQDHDFHEYKVAVKASDVFLAVAAYMGLAEAVDCPLHLGITEAGGLIGGTVKSSIGIGNMLWAGIGDTLRVSLSAEPEEEVRVGFEILKSLGLRTRGVRVVSCPSCARQGFDVIRTVEALEKRLTHIKTPISLSVLGCVVNGPGEARETDIGVTGGGNGKHMVYLSGVTDHHVQSEEMLDHIVTLVEQKAAEIEAATTDAGSVTEAAE, encoded by the coding sequence ATGTCCTCCATCCGTCCATGGCGCGATATCGCGCGTCGCAAGAGCCGCCAGATCATGGTTGGCGCGGTTCCCGTTGGCGGCGATGCGCCGATTACCGTGCAAACCATGACCAATACGCCCACGTCCGATGCCGTGGCGACGATCGACCAGATCCGGCGCTGCGAAGAAGCAGGTGCGGACCTGATTCGCGTTTCCTGCCCGGATGTTGAAAGCACTGCCGCCTTCAAGAAGATCGCCAAGGCGGCCCGCGTTCCGCTGATCGCGGACATTCATTTCCACTACAAGCGCGCACTTGAAGCCGCCGATGCTGGCGCGGCCTGCCTGCGCATCAACCCCGGCAATATCGGCAGCAGCGACCGCGTGGCCGAAGTGGTCCGCGCGGCCAAGGCCAACGGTTGCGCCATCCGCATCGGGGTGAACGCGGGCAGTCTTGAAAAAGACCTGCTGGAAAAATACGGCGAACCGTGCCCCGAAGCGCTGGTCGAATCTGCGCTCGACCACATCAAGCTGCTGCAAGATCACGATTTTCATGAATACAAGGTGGCGGTGAAGGCCAGCGACGTGTTCCTTGCCGTCGCCGCCTACATGGGCCTTGCCGAAGCGGTCGATTGTCCGCTGCACCTTGGTATTACCGAGGCGGGCGGGCTGATTGGCGGCACGGTCAAATCCTCCATCGGTATCGGCAATATGCTGTGGGCAGGCATTGGCGACACCTTGCGCGTTTCGCTGTCGGCGGAACCGGAAGAGGAAGTGCGCGTCGGCTTTGAAATCCTCAAAAGCCTTGGTCTGCGCACCCGCGGCGTCCGCGTGGTGTCGTGCCCCAGCTGCGCGCGGCAGGGCTTTGACGTGATCCGCACGGTCGAAGCGCTGGAAAAGCGGCTGACCCACATCAAAACGCCCATTTCGCTGTCGGTGCTGGGCTGCGTGGTCAATGGCCCGGGCGAAGCGCGCGAGACGGACATTGGCGTGACCGGCGGCGGCAATGGCAAGCATATGGTCTATCTTTCCGGGGTGACCGACCACCACGTCCAGTCCGAGGAAATGCTGGACCATATCGTGACGCTGGTGGAGCAGAAAGCGGCCGAGATCGAAGCTGCAACCACGGATGCCGGAAGCGTGACCGAGGCGGCGGAGTAG
- a CDS encoding EamA family transporter, whose product MTQRQGLPALHLLLAVAIMAVWGSNFTVIKLGLAHLPPLTFAMLRFVFVVFPLIFVLPRPKVPWRNLAMYGVLIGAGQFGLLFTAMRADITPGIASLILQMQVFFTIGLSVWLTGEKVAKVQILALLLATCGLATILAHTDGSATPLGLALCVTAAFSWGCGNIVARNAVHADRELNMLAYVVWSAIFAVPPLLAFALVLEGPQAMVQGIAAADGATWGAVAWQSVGNTMFGYVAWGWLLGRHPAAQVAPMALMVPVFGLATSAFALGEPVQGWKIAAFALVMSGLALGMLWPILKERFA is encoded by the coding sequence TTGACGCAACGTCAGGGCCTGCCGGCGCTTCATCTCCTGCTTGCCGTCGCCATCATGGCGGTGTGGGGCAGCAACTTCACGGTCATCAAGCTGGGGCTGGCGCACCTGCCGCCGCTGACTTTTGCCATGTTGCGCTTTGTTTTTGTGGTGTTTCCGCTGATCTTCGTACTGCCCCGGCCCAAAGTGCCGTGGCGCAATCTGGCCATGTATGGCGTGCTGATCGGGGCCGGGCAGTTCGGTCTGCTGTTCACTGCCATGCGTGCCGACATCACGCCCGGCATCGCCAGCCTGATCCTGCAGATGCAGGTGTTCTTCACCATCGGCCTGTCGGTGTGGCTGACGGGTGAAAAGGTGGCGAAAGTCCAGATACTTGCCTTGCTGCTGGCCACTTGCGGCCTTGCCACGATCCTTGCTCACACCGATGGCAGCGCGACACCGTTGGGTCTTGCCCTGTGCGTGACCGCAGCGTTTTCGTGGGGATGCGGCAATATTGTGGCGCGCAACGCGGTCCATGCCGACCGCGAGCTGAACATGCTGGCCTATGTCGTGTGGTCGGCAATCTTCGCCGTGCCGCCGCTGCTGGCGTTCGCGCTGGTGCTGGAAGGACCGCAGGCCATGGTGCAGGGCATTGCCGCTGCTGATGGGGCGACGTGGGGGGCGGTGGCCTGGCAATCGGTCGGCAACACCATGTTCGGCTATGTCGCATGGGGCTGGCTGCTGGGCCGTCATCCCGCCGCGCAAGTCGCACCCATGGCGCTGATGGTGCCGGTCTTCGGCCTGGCGACGTCCGCATTCGCGCTGGGAGAGCCCGTACAGGGCTGGAAAATCGCGGCATTTGCGCTGGTCATGTCGGGCCTTGCGCTGGGGATGTTGTGGCCGATTCTGAAGGAAAGGTTTGCATGA
- a CDS encoding GNAT family N-acetyltransferase, translating into MTLSIRPATRADLPLIADLIRALADYEKLAHEVRFDDAVLGEKLFGVRPYAEVVIGEVDGVGQGFALFFHNFSTFEGKPGIYLEDLFVRPEARGSGLGKALLSHLAALAVERDCARLEWSVLDWNEPSIGFYKALGARFLDEWTGMRVDGAALLQLAAQLGANAGNSTENA; encoded by the coding sequence ATGACGCTTTCGATCCGCCCTGCCACGCGCGCAGACCTGCCCCTGATTGCAGACCTAATCCGGGCTTTGGCTGACTATGAAAAGCTGGCGCATGAAGTGCGGTTCGATGACGCCGTGCTGGGCGAGAAGTTGTTCGGCGTGCGGCCCTATGCCGAAGTCGTGATTGGCGAGGTCGATGGCGTGGGGCAGGGCTTTGCCTTGTTCTTCCACAATTTCTCGACCTTCGAAGGCAAGCCGGGGATCTATCTGGAAGATCTGTTCGTGCGGCCTGAGGCGCGCGGGTCTGGATTGGGCAAAGCCTTGCTGTCCCATCTGGCGGCGCTGGCGGTAGAGCGTGACTGCGCGCGGCTGGAATGGTCGGTGCTGGACTGGAACGAACCGTCCATCGGGTTCTACAAGGCGCTGGGCGCGCGGTTTCTGGACGAATGGACCGGAATGCGGGTGGATGGTGCCGCCCTGTTGCAGTTGGCGGCGCAACTGGGCGCGAATGCTGGAAATTCCACCGAAAATGCATAG
- a CDS encoding murein L,D-transpeptidase catalytic domain-containing protein — protein MSSKVNRRTVLAGVGASVAAAVFPPRVAAATYYPNEQHRRVLELAAEQVERHRASLWRTDIVAIADFAMPSSLPRFHFANLDRGEVRSFLVAHGRGSDPEHDGFLKSFSNEVGSLATSRGAYVTYEWYKGKYGTSIRLGGLSPENSNVLDRAIVLHPAWYADPAMLDKWGKLGRSDGCFAMSETDFNEALWHLSGGRLIYADRLGLG, from the coding sequence ATGAGCAGCAAGGTTAACAGGCGAACGGTTCTGGCAGGCGTGGGCGCAAGCGTCGCTGCCGCCGTGTTTCCGCCGCGCGTGGCTGCGGCGACATATTACCCCAATGAACAGCACCGCCGCGTGCTGGAACTGGCGGCGGAACAGGTGGAACGACATCGCGCCTCGCTGTGGCGCACCGATATTGTCGCTATTGCCGATTTCGCGATGCCAAGTTCGCTGCCGCGCTTTCATTTCGCCAATCTGGATCGGGGGGAAGTGCGTTCGTTTCTGGTCGCCCATGGGCGCGGGTCGGACCCTGAGCATGACGGGTTTCTGAAAAGCTTTTCGAACGAAGTCGGTAGCCTTGCGACGTCGCGCGGGGCCTATGTCACTTATGAATGGTACAAGGGCAAATACGGCACCTCGATCCGTCTGGGCGGGCTTTCTCCGGAAAATTCCAACGTGCTGGACCGTGCCATCGTGCTGCATCCGGCGTGGTATGCCGATCCGGCCATGCTGGACAAATGGGGCAAGCTGGGCCGTTCTGACGGCTGCTTTGCCATGAGCGAAACGGATTTCAACGAAGCGCTGTGGCACCTTTCGGGCGGGCGTTTGATTTACGCGGACCGGTTGGGTCTGGGTTAA